The following coding sequences are from one Triticum dicoccoides isolate Atlit2015 ecotype Zavitan chromosome 4A, WEW_v2.0, whole genome shotgun sequence window:
- the LOC119287173 gene encoding GDSL esterase/lipase At5g03610-like, whose product MERRRSRSPSVAAAGALLLCLGMLLVLVTLLPAVEASTADGCPAGGEWASKQQGRSRDRHHRKHEVAEQLWVFGDSYADTGNLGNLGRELTHAWYDPYGKTFPRRPAGRFSDGRVLTDFVASALGMRTPVAYKARRHASPETLARGMNFAVGGAGVLDTGNFQRNISAQIDLFQAMHNCQQRGCSKRTALVVVSGNDYAYAADKDNGTSAAIAYIPTVVRELREQLRRLRDETGMRRVVVTNLHPMGCTPTFTRLLNYTGCDPLANAGAAQHNAALRSVLSALDPNNRTFLLLDVHTPFAAFLLDDSNGDSDKKRFKSTLRPCCESFRPDGYCGEEDENGTRQYTLCDDAGRYFYWDDVHPTQAAWAAVARTFRAAVKSFLSV is encoded by the exons ATGGAGCGTCGCCGGAGCCGCTCGCCGTCGGTGGCCGCCGCGGGAGCCCTTCTTCTCT GCCTTGGGATGCTGCTGGTGCTCGTGACGCTGTTGCCGGCGGTGGAGGCGTCCACGGCGGACGGCTGCCCTGCCGGCGGCGAGTGGGCGAGCAAGCAGCAGGGGAGGAGTCGTGATCGTCATCATCGGAAGCATGAGGTGGCGGAGCAGCTGTGGGTGTTCGGCGACTCGTACGCGGACACGGGCAACCTGGGGAACCTGGGGCGGGAGCTGACCCACGCCTGGTACGACCCCTACGGCAAGACcttcccgcgccgccccgccggccGCTTCTCCGACGGCCGCGTCCTCACCGACTTCGTCG CTTCGGCGCTGGGGATGCGGACGCCGGTGGCCTACAAGGCACGGCGGCACGcgtcgccggagaccctggcgcgcGGCATGAACTTCGCCGTCGGCGGCGCCGGCGTGCTCGACACCGGCAACTTCCAGCGCAACATCAGCGCCCAGATCGACCTCTTCCAGGCCATGCACAACTGCCAGCAGCGGGGCTGCAGCAAGCGGACGGCGCTCGTCGTCGTCTCCGGCAACGACTACGCCTACGCCGCCGACAAGGACAACGGCACCAGC GCGGCGATCGCGTACATCCCGACGGTGGTGCGGGAGCTCCGGGAGCAGCTCCGGCGGCTGCGCGACGAGACGGGGATGCGCAGGGTGGTGGTGACCAACCTGCACCCCATGGGCTGCACGCCGACATTCACCCGCCTGCTCAACTACACCGGCTGCGACCCGCTGGCCAACGCCGGCGCCGCCCAGCACAACGCCGCACTCCGGTCGGTCCTCAGCGCCCTCGACCCCAACAACCgcaccttcctcctcctcgacgtcCACACCCCCTTCGCCGCATTCCTCCTCGACGACAGCAATGGTGACAGTGACAAGAAGAGGTTCAAGAGCACGCTGCGGCCGTGCTGCGAGAGCTTCCGCCCCGACGGCTACTGCGGCGAGGAGGACGAGAACGGCACGCGGCAGTACACCCTATGCGACGACGCCGGCCGCTATTTCTACTGGGACGACGTGCACCCGACGCAGGCCGCCTGGGCCGCCGTGGCGCGCACCTTCAGGGCCGCCGTCAAGAGCTTCCTCTCCGTCTGA